In Rhodothermia bacterium, the following are encoded in one genomic region:
- the hisH gene encoding imidazole glycerol phosphate synthase subunit HisH, with protein sequence MKIALIKYNAGNIVSVINALNRLGVEPLWTNDPEEIQSADRVIFPGVGEARASMQSVQENGIDRLLLTLKQPVLGICVGLQLMCRHSEENDTMCLGIFDVSVRKFPNVSEKVPQNGWNSIENLSSPLFSGIKEGAYVYYNNSYYAEADPQAIATTTYVLPFSGALHRDNFYAVQFHPEKSGHVGGMILQNFLNL encoded by the coding sequence TTGAAGATCGCTTTAATTAAATACAATGCAGGAAACATCGTCTCTGTCATCAATGCGTTGAACAGGTTGGGGGTAGAGCCGCTTTGGACGAACGATCCTGAAGAAATCCAATCGGCAGATCGCGTCATTTTTCCGGGAGTTGGTGAAGCCCGCGCCTCCATGCAATCCGTCCAAGAAAATGGGATAGATCGGCTTTTGCTAACCCTCAAACAACCGGTTTTGGGGATTTGTGTAGGGCTTCAGCTCATGTGCCGCCATTCCGAAGAAAACGACACGATGTGCTTGGGCATCTTTGATGTCTCTGTCCGGAAATTCCCGAATGTTTCCGAAAAAGTGCCGCAAAACGGCTGGAACAGCATTGAAAACCTGTCTTCACCGCTCTTTTCTGGCATCAAAGAAGGTGCATATGTCTATTATAACAACAGTTATTATGCCGAGGCAGATCCGCAGGCCATTGCCACCACCACCTATGTTTTGCCTTTTAGTGGCGCACTCCACCGCGATAATTTCTACGCAGTTCAGTTCCATCCCGAAAAAAGCGGCCATGTGGGCGGGATGATTTTGCAGAATTTTTTAAACCTCTAA
- the hisA gene encoding 1-(5-phosphoribosyl)-5-[(5-phosphoribosylamino)methylideneamino]imidazole-4-carboxamide isomerase: MQIIPAIDLIGGKCVRLTQGDFARQKTYHDDPLEVAKMFEDAGITRLHLVDLDGARQKHIVNHKILENIVLKTKLIVDFGGGLQSEEDLKIAFSSGAAMITGGSIAIRNRAMFLEWLSEYGPEKIILGADAKDGNVAVSGWQDVTAVPVLPFIQSYLQEGIQQVICTDIAKDGAMTGPSFELYNTLTTACNGLKLIASGGVTTLEDLEKLREQELHGAIIGKAIYEGTIQLRDLQRFF; the protein is encoded by the coding sequence ATGCAAATCATTCCAGCCATAGATCTCATTGGTGGCAAATGCGTTCGACTTACGCAAGGCGACTTTGCCCGCCAAAAAACCTACCACGACGATCCGCTTGAAGTAGCCAAAATGTTTGAAGATGCGGGCATCACCCGTTTGCATTTGGTGGATTTGGATGGCGCAAGACAAAAGCATATTGTTAACCATAAGATATTAGAAAATATAGTATTAAAGACTAAACTTATTGTGGATTTTGGTGGCGGGCTACAGTCCGAAGAAGACCTAAAAATTGCTTTTTCTTCCGGTGCAGCCATGATTACGGGCGGAAGCATCGCCATCCGGAACCGCGCTATGTTTCTTGAGTGGTTGTCTGAATATGGGCCGGAGAAAATCATCCTTGGCGCCGATGCTAAAGATGGAAACGTGGCCGTGAGTGGTTGGCAGGATGTGACCGCAGTGCCCGTTTTACCTTTTATTCAAAGCTACCTCCAAGAAGGCATACAGCAAGTAATTTGTACCGACATTGCCAAAGATGGCGCAATGACTGGGCCGTCGTTTGAACTCTACAACACCCTAACGACTGCTTGCAACGGGCTAAAACTGATTGCCAGTGGCGGTGTCACCACCCTCGAAGACCTCGAAAAACTACGAGAACAAGAGCTTCATGGCGCCATTATCGGAAAGGCGATTTATGAAGGAACTATCCAACTCCGCGACTTACAGCGGTTTTTTTGA
- the hisF gene encoding imidazole glycerol phosphate synthase subunit HisF encodes MLTKRIIPCLDVKDGRTVKGVNFVDLRDAGDAVELAEAYVEQGADELVFLDITATLENRGTLVSLVKRVAKVLDIPFTVGGGINTAADASTMLYAGADKVSVNSAAVRNPALVSEIAQQFGSQFIVVAIDARKSGDDWVVYTHGGRTPTQRRALEWAKEVASRGAGEILLTSMDHDGTKNGFALELTRLLSTNLNIPVIASGGAGKKEHFTDVFREGAADAALAASIFHFGEIPIPELKAFLAAAGITMRL; translated from the coding sequence ATGCTTACCAAACGCATTATCCCTTGTCTTGATGTAAAAGATGGGCGTACCGTCAAAGGGGTTAATTTCGTGGACTTGCGCGATGCCGGAGATGCCGTAGAATTGGCAGAAGCCTATGTGGAGCAAGGCGCGGACGAATTGGTTTTTTTAGACATTACCGCAACCCTTGAAAACAGAGGAACCTTGGTCTCGTTGGTGAAGCGCGTAGCAAAAGTACTCGACATTCCCTTTACCGTTGGTGGTGGGATAAATACCGCCGCAGATGCTTCCACGATGCTCTATGCCGGTGCAGACAAAGTATCGGTCAATTCCGCTGCCGTCCGAAATCCGGCCTTGGTCTCGGAAATCGCTCAACAGTTTGGTTCCCAATTTATTGTCGTGGCCATAGATGCCCGAAAATCTGGCGATGATTGGGTGGTTTATACCCATGGTGGCCGAACACCAACCCAGCGCCGTGCATTGGAATGGGCCAAAGAAGTCGCTTCGCGGGGCGCGGGAGAAATCCTCTTGACCTCTATGGATCATGACGGGACCAAAAACGGCTTTGCACTCGAATTGACAAGACTCCTTTCCACCAACTTAAACATTCCCGTCATTGCCTCGGGCGGAGCCGGAAAAAAGGAACATTTTACAGATGTATTCCGAGAAGGGGCTGCTGATGCTGCTTTGGCCGCCAGTATTTTCCACTTTGGCGAAATTCCCATTCCGGAACTCAAAGCCTTTCTTGCAGCAGCGGGCATTACCATGCGTCTATAA
- a CDS encoding bifunctional phosphoribosyl-AMP cyclohydrolase/phosphoribosyl-ATP diphosphatase HisIE, which produces MFNIEKIDFGKSDGLVPAIVQDATTRKVLMLGYMNQEAVQKTLDTGLVTFFSRSKSRLWTKGEASGNVLNLVEIRLDCDQDTLLVTAKPTGPTCHTGEDTCWGEENTSDKLLFLRHLESIIHQRKTASGATSYTASLFEKGINKIAQKVGEEAVELVIEAKDHNDDLFRGEAADLLFHLLVLLEAKNIPLNDVLAVLEARHK; this is translated from the coding sequence ATGTTTAATATAGAAAAAATAGATTTCGGAAAATCAGACGGTTTGGTTCCAGCCATCGTTCAAGACGCAACCACCCGCAAGGTTCTCATGCTCGGCTACATGAATCAAGAGGCCGTGCAAAAAACTTTAGACACGGGCTTGGTCACGTTTTTCAGTCGGAGCAAAAGCCGGCTTTGGACGAAAGGAGAAGCCTCTGGAAATGTGCTTAACCTCGTCGAAATACGTTTAGACTGCGACCAAGACACCTTACTCGTCACGGCAAAGCCCACTGGCCCTACTTGTCATACAGGGGAGGATACTTGCTGGGGCGAAGAAAATACTTCAGATAAATTATTGTTTTTACGACATTTAGAATCTATTATTCATCAACGCAAAACGGCTTCTGGCGCCACATCTTATACCGCTTCACTCTTTGAAAAAGGTATCAATAAAATTGCGCAGAAAGTGGGAGAAGAAGCCGTAGAATTGGTGATTGAGGCCAAAGACCACAACGACGACTTGTTTAGAGGTGAGGCCGCCGACCTGCTCTTCCATCTTTTGGTGCTGCTCGAAGCCAAAAACATTCCCTTAAACGACGTCCTTGCTGTTTTGGAAGCACGTCATAAATAA
- a CDS encoding leucyl aminopeptidase family protein, translating into MILQTVTQTSFETLRFVAKGQTFSENLRPLDDFQAEEGEIQRFSQNNDKGWWLGLGEAPSTHTLRRVVRQFVHAYKTKISTLGLMLPEGTLLDEKGAIQAITEGFLLGLYDLGHWKSDPKKVLLTQAALVVSDLEAAEVPFSLGQILAEATIVGMCLINAPANQLTPKDLADQACFLAEKTGFSTEVYTLETLKQMGLGGIVAVNAGSQHEAHFILCRYEPEAAKTTIGLVGKGVTFDTGGINLKPSENMYMMKCDMGGAAVVLSAISAIAAAKLPIRVIAAIPATENKTGANATLPGDVITLYNGKTVEVEDTDAEGRLILADALAYLMKHHKTDYLLDFATLTGSCVMALGYHAAGLFTPNDPFANLLSEIGEASGDRIWRLPLWDVYAKQIQSDIADLKNLGGRPAGAITAAKFLEAFTDKHPAWAHVDVAGVVYGDGPFGKMRHATGYGTRLVFELARHLAQDSENL; encoded by the coding sequence ATGATCCTACAAACCGTTACCCAAACCTCCTTCGAGACCCTCCGATTTGTTGCCAAAGGCCAAACGTTTTCAGAGAACCTACGCCCTTTAGACGATTTTCAGGCGGAGGAAGGAGAAATTCAACGTTTTTCGCAAAACAACGATAAAGGTTGGTGGTTGGGATTGGGCGAGGCTCCAAGCACGCACACCTTACGGCGTGTCGTGAGGCAATTTGTTCACGCCTACAAAACCAAAATCAGCACACTTGGCTTGATGCTTCCCGAGGGTACGTTATTGGATGAAAAAGGCGCAATCCAAGCCATTACCGAGGGGTTTCTTTTGGGACTTTACGATTTGGGGCACTGGAAATCCGACCCCAAAAAAGTACTTCTAACCCAAGCAGCCTTGGTGGTCTCGGATCTGGAAGCCGCAGAAGTGCCCTTCTCTTTGGGACAAATCTTGGCAGAAGCCACCATCGTAGGCATGTGCCTAATCAACGCACCGGCGAACCAACTTACCCCAAAAGACTTGGCGGATCAAGCCTGCTTCCTTGCCGAAAAAACCGGATTTTCGACCGAAGTTTATACCTTAGAAACCCTGAAACAAATGGGACTCGGCGGTATCGTGGCTGTAAATGCCGGAAGCCAACACGAGGCACATTTTATTCTGTGCCGATACGAGCCAGAAGCAGCCAAAACCACCATCGGGTTGGTGGGCAAGGGTGTTACGTTCGATACAGGCGGCATCAACCTGAAACCCAGCGAAAACATGTATATGATGAAGTGCGATATGGGCGGCGCTGCTGTTGTACTTTCCGCCATAAGTGCCATTGCTGCCGCCAAACTGCCCATCCGCGTCATCGCCGCCATCCCTGCAACCGAGAACAAAACGGGGGCAAATGCCACACTCCCCGGCGATGTGATTACTTTATACAATGGTAAAACCGTGGAAGTGGAAGACACAGACGCCGAAGGCCGCTTGATTCTTGCCGATGCACTCGCCTATCTAATGAAACACCACAAAACTGACTATCTACTTGATTTTGCAACCCTTACAGGCTCTTGTGTAATGGCTTTGGGGTATCATGCAGCGGGTTTATTTACCCCAAATGATCCCTTTGCCAACTTGCTTTCCGAAATCGGAGAGGCGTCTGGAGACCGCATCTGGCGCTTACCACTTTGGGACGTTTATGCGAAACAAATACAATCCGATATTGCAGACCTTAAGAACCTTGGTGGTCGTCCGGCTGGCGCCATTACCGCTGCAAAGTTTTTAGAAGCCTTTACCGATAAACATCCGGCATGGGCGCATGTGGATGTAGCTGGCGTGGTATATGGTGATGGCCCCTTCGGAAAAATGCGCCATGCAACTGGCTATGGAACGCGGCTTGTGTTTGAATTGGCACGTCATTTGGCCCAAGATTCGGAAAACCTGTAA
- the pyrF gene encoding orotidine-5'-phosphate decarboxylase, translating to MKTFPEKLQEAQSACNSLLCVGLDPDPHKIPQHLLARYDVPQAIYHFNAAIIEATQAFTAAFKPNLAFFEALGVQGWAVFKKTLDTIPADKLVIADAKRGDIGNTARKYAEAFLVQFDCDAITVSPYMGADSVLPFLGFPGKAAFILGLTSNPGADDFEKQTLIDKDQEHKPLYLAVAQKVKRWQDKMPGTAGLVVGATQAVEMRAIRDATPEMPFLIPGVGVQGGDVQLAVAAGTANGGSVLINASRGILYASSKRDFAEAAAKEAQKSAKAIPYGA from the coding sequence ATGAAAACCTTTCCTGAAAAACTGCAAGAAGCCCAATCCGCTTGCAATAGCCTTTTGTGCGTGGGATTAGACCCCGATCCGCATAAAATTCCACAACACCTTTTGGCGCGGTACGACGTTCCACAGGCCATATACCACTTTAATGCAGCCATTATTGAGGCTACACAAGCTTTTACAGCCGCTTTTAAACCCAACTTGGCCTTCTTTGAGGCATTGGGTGTACAAGGCTGGGCGGTTTTCAAAAAAACGTTGGATACCATACCGGCTGATAAATTGGTGATTGCAGACGCCAAACGCGGCGATATTGGCAATACAGCGCGTAAATATGCCGAGGCTTTTCTGGTACAATTCGATTGTGATGCCATCACCGTTTCCCCTTATATGGGTGCAGACTCGGTGTTACCATTTTTGGGATTTCCCGGAAAAGCCGCCTTTATTCTCGGACTCACCTCCAATCCGGGTGCGGATGATTTTGAGAAACAAACGCTTATTGACAAGGATCAAGAACACAAACCGCTTTATCTCGCTGTTGCCCAAAAGGTAAAACGCTGGCAAGATAAGATGCCCGGAACCGCTGGATTGGTGGTAGGGGCAACACAAGCAGTTGAGATGAGGGCTATCCGAGACGCAACACCAGAAATGCCTTTCCTGATTCCGGGTGTAGGTGTGCAAGGAGGCGACGTTCAGTTGGCCGTTGCTGCCGGAACGGCTAACGGCGGCTCGGTACTCATCAACGCCAGTCGAGGTATCTTATATGCTTCCTCCAAGCGTGACTTTGCCGAGGCCGCCGCCAAAGAAGCACAAAAATCGGCTAAGGCTATACCTTACGGCGCTTAA
- a CDS encoding N(4)-(beta-N-acetylglucosaminyl)-L-asparaginase, which yields MIEKRRSFIQKLAGLGLASFAACKPLGASISPIKGERKPIILSTWDNQPANNRAWEILSKGGSALDAVEQGVMITEADPNDSSVGYGGFPDRDGNVTLDACIMDEKGRCGAVAYLQHIMHPIQIARLVMEKTPHWMLVGDGALEFALAQGFKKENLLTPKAEEAWREWLKTSNYKPISPENHDTIGMVALDQNGQLSGACTTSGAAWKMKGRVGDSPIIGAGLYVDNEVGAASATGLGEMVVRACGSHSIIEFMRQGNSPEMACKKALERIIRLWPEHKGQQLGLLAIDNQGNVGGYGLRPGYKMTVTDESGTRVVVPKHLFEWD from the coding sequence ATGATAGAAAAAAGACGATCCTTTATTCAAAAATTGGCGGGCTTGGGTCTTGCCTCATTTGCGGCTTGTAAGCCTTTGGGGGCGAGCATAAGCCCGATCAAGGGCGAAAGAAAACCGATTATCCTCTCCACTTGGGACAACCAACCGGCCAATAACCGTGCATGGGAAATTCTTTCTAAAGGCGGGAGCGCCTTAGATGCCGTAGAACAAGGCGTGATGATTACTGAGGCCGATCCCAACGATAGCAGTGTGGGATATGGTGGCTTTCCGGATCGGGATGGAAATGTGACCTTAGATGCGTGCATCATGGATGAAAAAGGGCGCTGCGGTGCGGTGGCGTATTTACAACATATCATGCACCCCATTCAAATTGCACGCTTGGTGATGGAGAAAACCCCGCATTGGATGCTGGTGGGCGATGGAGCCTTGGAGTTTGCACTGGCCCAAGGGTTTAAAAAAGAAAATTTGCTTACCCCAAAAGCTGAAGAGGCGTGGCGGGAGTGGCTCAAGACCTCGAATTATAAACCCATTTCGCCGGAAAACCACGATACCATTGGGATGGTGGCCTTAGACCAGAATGGGCAGCTCTCCGGTGCTTGTACCACCAGCGGAGCAGCATGGAAAATGAAAGGGCGTGTGGGCGATTCACCAATCATCGGGGCGGGGCTTTATGTGGATAACGAAGTGGGTGCAGCAAGTGCGACAGGGTTGGGCGAGATGGTGGTGCGTGCCTGTGGAAGCCATAGCATCATAGAGTTTATGCGGCAAGGAAACTCGCCGGAAATGGCCTGCAAAAAAGCCTTGGAGCGCATTATTCGGTTGTGGCCGGAACACAAAGGCCAGCAACTTGGGCTTTTAGCAATTGATAACCAAGGTAATGTTGGCGGGTACGGCCTTCGTCCGGGATATAAGATGACCGTGACAGACGAAAGTGGAACCCGTGTGGTGGTTCCGAAGCACCTTTTTGAGTGGGATTAA
- a CDS encoding acyl-CoA dehydrogenase family protein: MNQFSNLQNISDQDREMIRDTEQMMGPEPSEMGFIKNLFWGRFRTELVLPYPQENPYEAETLSKLLQEVRAYMKHEHPAKEIDKNEAIPSWCIDRLFEMGVMGMTIPKEFGGLGLGVTSYNKVLEVIGAYCAATSVVVSAHQSIGCKALVLYGTDAQKKDFLPLMARQKLSAFCLSEPNVGCDANGQETTCTWDEEKGVYVLNGEKKWSTSGAMAGLFTVLARQTFADGTDGITALIVTPDLDGVSVFERNRSKAGVRGTWQARIRFTNVQVPRQNLLHQEGKGLQVALSCLNYGRCTLSAGITGAAIRGMNQAIKWGQTRHQFKRPLADFELVQQKIARMSARAFAMDALLYLTTGLLDRKAPDIMVETAATKVFCSEMGNLILNDAMQIMGGEGYMTENELERAWRDARIYPIVEGANEVMLSFIYAYGNKQLASQLLSIKERIFWQKKQNTFQNLLRIVPAFFTPTVWQTAVPLGAEVILGLRKKAPHIPTKHPELQPFAVRLARLITEHGYHVKKVGFVHQEKIVTRQALQARLAENAIYLFALSACLSKMEALRNQSASGIEFERDWAAFTHFFDLATLHISQNTEALIENADHSMHHAAKMAGQYVETLPIGQFVLPERKPFTPEKPHPPVAHSSTPPHSTKSVTPDIPTEPPTDEAQIAQEDLYYPIVAKQEPVSTSGINWQTTALSTKHTPTKEKERNTQKTKVAHAVWQPSKRHLAENEPQPLSQGLLQPVLDTFLEPPKTDAVKFSETIAVSFPPQFLSKIDQSGTASENDKTDFNTEDHPLEWLDKPTPEILSSPISPVWD, from the coding sequence ATGAACCAATTTTCCAACTTGCAAAACATTTCAGATCAAGATCGAGAAATGATTCGTGACACCGAGCAGATGATGGGGCCAGAACCTTCAGAAATGGGCTTCATCAAGAACTTGTTCTGGGGAAGATTCCGAACGGAGTTGGTTTTGCCTTACCCACAAGAAAATCCATACGAGGCCGAGACCTTATCAAAATTGCTTCAGGAAGTTCGTGCCTACATGAAACACGAGCACCCAGCCAAGGAAATTGACAAAAACGAGGCAATCCCTTCTTGGTGTATAGACCGACTCTTCGAGATGGGGGTAATGGGCATGACCATTCCGAAAGAATTTGGAGGATTGGGCTTGGGGGTTACCAGTTACAACAAGGTTTTAGAGGTCATTGGGGCCTATTGTGCAGCAACATCAGTGGTCGTTTCTGCTCATCAATCTATTGGGTGTAAAGCCTTGGTTTTATATGGTACTGACGCACAAAAAAAGGACTTCCTACCATTGATGGCACGTCAAAAACTTTCGGCATTTTGCCTGTCCGAACCCAATGTGGGATGCGATGCAAATGGACAAGAGACCACTTGTACTTGGGATGAGGAAAAGGGCGTTTATGTCTTGAATGGCGAAAAAAAATGGAGTACTTCTGGGGCAATGGCCGGATTGTTTACGGTCTTGGCGCGCCAAACATTTGCAGATGGTACAGATGGGATTACGGCTTTGATTGTTACGCCAGACCTCGACGGGGTATCGGTTTTTGAGCGTAACCGCTCTAAAGCTGGCGTTCGCGGCACTTGGCAAGCACGTATTCGTTTCACCAATGTGCAAGTTCCACGCCAAAATCTATTACACCAAGAAGGCAAAGGACTCCAAGTGGCACTTTCCTGCCTGAACTATGGGCGCTGCACCCTCTCGGCGGGCATTACCGGTGCGGCCATTCGCGGCATGAACCAAGCCATAAAATGGGGCCAAACCCGCCATCAATTCAAACGACCTTTGGCCGATTTCGAGTTGGTACAACAAAAAATAGCACGGATGTCTGCGCGTGCTTTTGCCATGGATGCACTGCTCTACCTCACAACAGGGCTATTAGACCGCAAAGCCCCCGACATCATGGTGGAAACCGCCGCCACCAAGGTTTTTTGTTCGGAAATGGGGAACCTCATCCTAAACGACGCCATGCAAATCATGGGTGGTGAGGGTTATATGACCGAGAACGAACTGGAACGCGCTTGGCGCGACGCCCGAATTTACCCCATCGTAGAAGGTGCAAATGAGGTGATGCTGTCCTTTATTTATGCTTATGGAAATAAACAACTTGCCTCACAACTATTAAGCATAAAAGAACGTATTTTCTGGCAAAAGAAACAAAATACATTCCAGAACCTTTTGCGCATTGTACCCGCATTTTTTACGCCCACTGTTTGGCAAACTGCCGTGCCTTTGGGTGCAGAAGTTATCTTGGGTCTCAGAAAAAAAGCGCCTCATATCCCCACCAAACATCCCGAACTGCAACCCTTTGCCGTCCGATTAGCCCGCTTGATTACAGAACACGGCTATCACGTAAAAAAAGTGGGCTTTGTTCACCAAGAAAAAATCGTTACCCGACAAGCCTTGCAAGCTCGATTGGCCGAGAATGCCATTTATTTATTTGCACTTTCGGCTTGTCTCTCAAAAATGGAAGCCCTACGCAACCAATCGGCTTCTGGCATTGAATTTGAACGGGATTGGGCTGCTTTTACCCATTTTTTCGACCTTGCAACGCTTCACATTTCTCAAAACACAGAAGCCCTGATCGAAAATGCAGACCATTCCATGCACCACGCTGCTAAAATGGCGGGACAATATGTGGAAACCTTGCCCATTGGGCAATTTGTGCTTCCAGAAAGAAAGCCCTTTACACCAGAGAAGCCACACCCCCCGGTCGCCCATTCAAGTACGCCTCCACATTCAACCAAATCCGTTACGCCAGATATCCCAACAGAACCACCGACAGATGAAGCACAGATAGCGCAAGAGGATTTGTATTATCCCATCGTTGCAAAACAAGAACCGGTCTCTACTTCCGGAATTAACTGGCAAACCACAGCATTGAGTACCAAACACACACCAACGAAAGAAAAAGAACGGAATACCCAAAAAACAAAGGTCGCACATGCCGTTTGGCAACCTTCCAAACGCCATCTCGCTGAAAACGAACCCCAGCCGCTTTCCCAAGGTTTACTGCAACCTGTGTTAGACACCTTCCTTGAACCACCAAAAACCGATGCAGTCAAGTTTTCCGAAACAATTGCCGTCTCTTTTCCGCCCCAATTTTTGTCCAAAATAGACCAATCAGGAACCGCTTCGGAAAATGACAAGACTGACTTCAATACAGAAGATCACCCCCTTGAATGGCTGGACAAACCAACACCGGAAATTTTGTCTTCGCCGATTTCTCCAGTGTGGGATTGA
- a CDS encoding aminotransferase class V-fold PLP-dependent enzyme, which yields MSLHSQIRNRYAFPDTPAIELRAFTHGLMPKTVPKMMQQFAEDWQKYGVDAWNHIPNHWKPAANEKVGWWNLPDYLGDAFIAPLLHAPLGTCIMMPNAHTAITGLMSCNHLFETRKKVVVSADAFPSALFPIYQWAELYGLHIEVVPLAPDGFTDQKAILTAISTDTALVVLTHVGFTTSEVLSHDFVREVAQKTHHNGGLLVVDGYHATGAVPTYVEEMEADFYVGGLLKEASGSSGNGYLYIRPELDLKPRTAGWFADAEPFSFNHTPMWHPQVRRRFLGGTTAVAPLYHAVEGLKILLEMGIPAVRQYSLALTEHALMRAKELHLRLRSPMQDTNRGPMVILEMEHADKMCHFLKQHGLFTDSRKGQLLRFAPFVWNHDTELDRLFDVLGSALKSKTYLQTELASEGPVT from the coding sequence ATGTCTCTCCACAGCCAAATACGTAACCGTTATGCGTTTCCAGATACGCCCGCAATCGAATTAAGAGCCTTCACACATGGCCTTATGCCCAAGACGGTCCCAAAGATGATGCAGCAATTTGCAGAAGACTGGCAAAAATATGGCGTGGATGCGTGGAACCACATCCCAAACCACTGGAAGCCAGCTGCTAACGAAAAGGTGGGCTGGTGGAATTTGCCCGATTATTTGGGGGATGCCTTTATTGCACCTTTGCTCCATGCTCCCTTAGGAACCTGCATTATGATGCCCAATGCCCACACCGCAATAACGGGTCTCATGAGTTGCAACCATCTTTTTGAAACCCGAAAGAAAGTGGTGGTCTCTGCGGATGCCTTCCCATCAGCCTTGTTCCCGATATACCAATGGGCAGAACTTTATGGCTTGCATATAGAAGTGGTTCCCCTTGCACCAGACGGATTTACCGATCAAAAAGCCATTCTAACGGCCATTTCCACCGATACCGCCTTGGTGGTACTCACCCATGTAGGCTTTACCACAAGCGAAGTCCTTTCCCACGACTTTGTACGCGAAGTCGCACAAAAAACCCACCACAATGGCGGTCTATTGGTCGTGGACGGCTACCATGCAACTGGTGCCGTTCCGACCTATGTGGAGGAAATGGAAGCCGATTTCTACGTGGGTGGCTTGCTCAAAGAAGCCTCTGGTTCCTCTGGAAATGGGTATCTCTACATCCGTCCTGAATTAGACCTTAAACCTCGAACGGCGGGTTGGTTTGCCGATGCCGAACCTTTTTCCTTTAACCATACACCCATGTGGCATCCGCAAGTCAGAAGGCGTTTTTTAGGTGGAACAACCGCAGTCGCACCGCTATACCACGCCGTCGAAGGGCTTAAAATCCTTCTAGAAATGGGGATTCCAGCGGTGCGCCAATACTCCTTAGCCCTCACGGAACATGCCTTGATGCGGGCAAAAGAACTCCACCTGCGTCTCCGATCTCCAATGCAAGACACAAATCGAGGCCCAATGGTGATTCTCGAAATGGAACACGCCGATAAAATGTGTCACTTTTTGAAACAACATGGTCTCTTTACCGATAGCCGGAAAGGGCAATTATTGCGCTTTGCCCCTTTTGTTTGGAACCATGATACCGAATTAGACCGACTCTTTGATGTACTCGGAAGCGCTTTAAAATCAAAAACTTATCTCCAAACAGAACTCGCCTCCGAAGGCCCCGTCACCTAA